TCCACATTCAGACGCAGAATGTTTGCAGTGGTCTCTTCGATCTCAATTGGCCAATTCTCGACTACATCTTCAATGAAACCATCGCGGAGCCGAGCTCCATTTGTGGCATGTTGCCCATTAGCATTTGCCAGTTGGATCAGGAGGAATACAACCTCAACTTGACCATCGTCGGTGATATTCCCCTGGAGTCCAACACGCATACGGCTGAGAGGAGTGATCAAGATTTGCAGGTTCTTCACCTGACCGACATTCACTACGATCCTGAGTACAAGGTCGGCAGCTTGGCAGATTGTGATGAGCCCATTTGTTGCCGGGATGAGTTGCCCGGAGGTTCCTCTGCGTCGGGAGCTGGTTACTGGAGTGATTACCGCAATTGTGACACACCCAAGCACTTGATCCTCAATGCCTTCGGGCACATTAAGAAGACACACAAGCTCGATTGGATCTATCACACGGGCGATGTTCCACCGCACAATGTCTGGTCCACCACAAAACAGGGCAACATGGATATGCTAACTGAAATCGATGAATTACTCACCGAGCATTTCCCTAATGTTCCCGTCTATTCCTGTCTGGGCAACCACGAGCCCCATCCCACAAATGTGTATGTCTATCAACCAGAAATTCCATTCTCTTCCCATCTTAATGTTCTTTGTTGCCTTTCAGCTTTGGCAACAACGAGATACCCGCTGAGCTGAGCATTGATTGGCTTTACGACCACGTCTGGAGTCTGTGGAAGAAGTTCCTCCCTAAGGAGGCTGAGGTCACCGTTCGTCGTGGTGGCTATTACACGCACTCACCCAGTGCTGGTCATCGTATCATTGCATTAAACAGCATGGATTGCTATCTCTTCAATTGGTGGCTTTTCCACAATGGCTCCATTGTTCTCGAGCAGCTGCAATGGTTCCATGACACACTCTTGGCAGCTGAGAAGGCGGGAGAAAGAGTACATGTCCTCTCTCACATTCCCTCCGGCGATGGCGACTGTTGGTCGGACTGGGCCAGGGAATATAATCGTTTGTTGGCTCGATTTAGCAATACCATCACGGGCATCTTTAACGGACACACCCACAAGGATGAGATGAATGTGCACTATACGGAAACTggagctgctgttgccgtgtCCTGGAATGGCGGCAGTTTGACCACCTACTCCGACAAGAATCCCAACTATCGGCTGTATGAGCTCAATCCACAGACCTGGCAGGTAGTCGACCATCAGACCTGGATATTTAATCTAACCGAGGCGAATCTTCAGCCAGATGTGTCGCCCAAGTGGTTTAAGGAGTACGAGTTCAGACAGCACTTCACCAGCAATTTAAGTCCTGCTGG
This region of Drosophila innubila isolate TH190305 unplaced genomic scaffold, UK_Dinn_1.0 38_U_U, whole genome shotgun sequence genomic DNA includes:
- the LOC117793238 gene encoding sphingomyelin phosphodiesterase, with protein sequence MRLQWSIVLLGVAALMANTWAHHLAGVPNSFTTDERLTAAISASVAEEISREFSKYMETGVESRRLKELGAELRWSHSQKDIFTQSMTELSSADQYFTCTFCRATVKVIARTFTGPDGELTGPNRDANAKKTMLSLCDYFHIQTQNVCSGLFDLNWPILDYIFNETIAEPSSICGMLPISICQLDQEEYNLNLTIVGDIPLESNTHTAERSDQDLQVLHLTDIHYDPEYKVGSLADCDEPICCRDELPGGSSASGAGYWSDYRNCDTPKHLILNAFGHIKKTHKLDWIYHTGDVPPHNVWSTTKQGNMDMLTEIDELLTEHFPNVPVYSCLGNHEPHPTNVFGNNEIPAELSIDWLYDHVWSLWKKFLPKEAEVTVRRGGYYTHSPSAGHRIIALNSMDCYLFNWWLFHNGSIVLEQLQWFHDTLLAAEKAGERVHVLSHIPSGDGDCWSDWAREYNRLLARFSNTITGIFNGHTHKDEMNVHYTETGAAVAVSWNGGSLTTYSDKNPNYRLYELNPQTWQVVDHQTWIFNLTEANLQPDVSPKWFKEYEFRQHFTSNLSPAGIDKLLVEMAEKPDVLRKFWRVKVTYADPKLNAGCDDDCLSGTLCRIATSNFKDRKRCRELQAILRESLDNEKKGDGAASLVAYSFTSLVALFCALRYLF